In one Sphingomonas sp. S1-29 genomic region, the following are encoded:
- the dnaA gene encoding chromosomal replication initiator protein DnaA: MNEQDEAGRSATLATAWEQVRRNLRAQSGAKVFDQWLKPATLADSSDLDCIRIALPSPFMTNYVKGHYAERLLLEFRTMLPGVRAVSVETLSAAPAPRRVLSEAAPVAAPVAQVVPVAERFAFDPRFTFDRFVADTSNRVALNAAKALADRNPPQFSPLYIHSATGQGKTHLCHAIGHAFQEANPGATAIYMPAERFMFEFVKAVRARDTFSFKERLRGVDLLMIDDLQFIAGKDSTQEECFHTVNEFMTMGKRLVIAADRSPQHLDGVEPRLVSRLGAGLVTDIKPPEFGLRRAILDAKLREMPQVAVPDEVLELLAMRINTNIRELEGALNRLVAYAQLIGETVTMDFALQTLGEVLRGAQRRVTIDDIQKAVSAHFEMKQLDLISDRRAVAVARPRQIAMYLAKRLTTRSLPEIGRKFGNRDHSTVIHAVKRIEDLRGKDREIDGAVRSLMRQLES, from the coding sequence GTGAACGAGCAAGACGAGGCTGGCCGATCGGCGACACTGGCAACCGCCTGGGAACAGGTGCGCCGGAACCTTCGTGCCCAATCGGGTGCGAAGGTGTTCGACCAGTGGCTCAAGCCCGCGACGCTGGCCGATAGCTCGGACCTCGACTGCATCCGTATCGCGCTGCCCTCGCCGTTCATGACCAACTATGTGAAGGGCCATTATGCCGAGCGGCTGCTGCTCGAGTTCCGCACGATGCTACCCGGGGTCCGCGCGGTGTCGGTCGAGACGCTGAGCGCCGCGCCAGCACCGCGTCGGGTGCTGAGCGAGGCCGCGCCCGTCGCCGCGCCCGTTGCGCAGGTGGTACCCGTTGCCGAGCGATTCGCCTTTGATCCGCGCTTTACCTTCGATCGCTTCGTTGCCGATACCTCGAACCGGGTGGCGCTCAACGCCGCCAAGGCGCTTGCCGATCGTAACCCGCCGCAGTTCAGCCCGCTCTACATCCATAGCGCGACGGGGCAGGGCAAGACGCATCTGTGCCACGCGATCGGCCATGCCTTTCAGGAGGCCAATCCCGGTGCGACCGCGATCTACATGCCCGCCGAGCGGTTCATGTTCGAATTCGTCAAGGCGGTGCGCGCGCGCGACACCTTCAGCTTCAAGGAGCGGCTGCGCGGCGTCGACCTGCTGATGATCGACGACCTGCAGTTCATCGCAGGCAAGGATTCGACGCAGGAGGAATGCTTCCACACCGTCAACGAATTCATGACGATGGGCAAAAGGCTGGTGATCGCCGCCGATCGCTCGCCCCAGCACCTCGATGGGGTCGAGCCGCGGCTGGTCAGCCGGCTGGGCGCGGGGCTGGTCACCGACATCAAGCCGCCGGAATTCGGCCTGCGCCGCGCGATCCTCGACGCCAAGCTGCGCGAGATGCCGCAAGTTGCGGTGCCCGACGAAGTGCTCGAATTGCTGGCGATGCGGATCAACACCAACATCCGCGAGCTGGAGGGCGCGCTCAACCGGCTGGTCGCCTATGCCCAGTTGATCGGTGAGACCGTGACGATGGATTTCGCGCTTCAGACCTTGGGCGAAGTGCTGCGCGGGGCACAGCGCCGCGTGACGATCGACGACATCCAAAAGGCGGTGTCGGCGCATTTCGAGATGAAGCAGCTCGATCTGATCTCCGATCGCCGCGCAGTGGCGGTGGCACGCCCGCGCCAGATCGCGATGTACCTCGCCAAGCGGCTGACGACACGCAGCCTGCCCGAGATCGGCCGCAAATTCGGCAACCGCGACCATTCGACGGTGATCCACGCGGTCAAGCGGATCGAGGATCTGCGCGGCAAAGACCGCGAGATCGACGGTGCGGTACGCAGCTTGATGCGGCAGCTGGAAAGCTGA
- the trpS gene encoding tryptophan--tRNA ligase → MRIVSGIQTTGNLHLGNYLGAIRQWVAMQDALQPGDDCLFFLADLHALTVTQDPNELARTTVEMAATLIAAGIDTDRAILFNQARVPEHSELAWLLGGTARMGWLNRMTQWKDKAGKNREGASVGLFTYPVLQAADVLLYRATHVPVGEDQKQHLELARDVATKFNTDFGVELFPLPEPLISAAAPRIMSLRDGSAKMSKSDPSDMSRINLIDDDDTIVAKLRKAKSDADVLPETMAGLAERPEARNLVTIYAALAGRGTDDVVAEFAGQGFGAFKPALADLTVATLGPIRDRLTQLLANRDEVAAELRKGADKARTLAAPTLRAAQEALGLQVA, encoded by the coding sequence ATGCGCATCGTCTCGGGAATCCAGACCACCGGCAACCTCCATCTCGGCAATTATCTCGGCGCGATCCGCCAATGGGTGGCGATGCAGGATGCGCTGCAGCCGGGTGACGATTGCCTGTTCTTTCTGGCCGATCTCCACGCGCTGACGGTGACGCAGGATCCCAACGAGCTGGCGCGCACCACCGTCGAGATGGCGGCGACGCTGATCGCGGCTGGGATCGACACCGACCGCGCGATCCTGTTCAACCAGGCGCGCGTGCCCGAACATAGCGAGCTCGCCTGGCTGCTCGGCGGCACTGCGCGGATGGGCTGGCTCAACCGCATGACGCAGTGGAAGGACAAGGCGGGCAAGAACCGCGAAGGGGCCAGCGTCGGGCTGTTCACCTATCCGGTACTCCAGGCCGCCGACGTGCTGCTGTACCGTGCGACGCACGTGCCGGTGGGCGAGGACCAGAAGCAGCATCTCGAACTCGCGCGCGACGTCGCGACCAAGTTCAACACCGATTTCGGCGTCGAGCTGTTCCCGCTGCCCGAACCGCTGATTTCGGCCGCCGCCCCCCGCATCATGTCGCTGCGCGACGGCAGTGCCAAGATGTCGAAGTCCGACCCGTCGGACATGAGCCGGATCAACCTGATCGACGACGACGACACGATCGTCGCCAAGCTTCGCAAGGCCAAGAGCGACGCCGATGTGCTGCCCGAGACGATGGCGGGACTCGCCGAGCGTCCCGAGGCACGCAATCTGGTGACGATCTACGCCGCGCTGGCCGGACGCGGGACCGACGACGTGGTTGCGGAATTTGCAGGACAAGGCTTTGGCGCGTTCAAGCCAGCGCTGGCCGACCTGACGGTGGCAACGCTGGGCCCGATCCGCGATCGGCTGACCCAGTTGCTGGCGAACCGCGACGAAGTGGCTGCCGAGCTACGCAAGGGCGCTGACAAGGCGCGGACGCTGGCGGCGCCGACACTGCGCGCGGCGCAAGAAGCGCTGGGGCTTCAGGTAGCGTAA